One window of the Eschrichtius robustus isolate mEscRob2 chromosome X, mEscRob2.pri, whole genome shotgun sequence genome contains the following:
- the LOC137757373 gene encoding nucleosome assembly protein 1-like 2: MMEGLGEQGAAGEEGPLIGAVAAESSPQALMGYSLDEDFTESLPLAVKYRVYALKKLQAKSAGLEAKYLREFHSIERKFAGIYWPLLEKGRQIINALYEPTKEECEMKSKAEDYDYNEVEDYSNAQMQGPEENPEYEDLEEYCEEDFEDVEEVFGEYGGIEGHNVDEEKEEPTGIPDFWLTVLKNVEEIFPLIQKYDEPILKLLRDVKVKFSKPDEPLAFTLEFHFEPNDYFINEVLTKTYTLKSKLHYSDPHPFRGSAVEHCIGCKIDWKEGRNVTVQTVLKKQRHRFWGLMRTVTQEFPQESFFNFFSALRWGLDADEGEEDVFIAHTLRTFVIPRAVLYFTGEALETEQEGVIRECNELAYDKVIHENGLAAVEGAKGQSLDPQAEDIDR, translated from the coding sequence ATGATGGAAGGGCTTGGGGAACAGGGTGCAGCCGGTGAAGAAGGCCCATTAATCGGCGCGGTGGCAGCCGAATCCTCTCCACAGGCCTTGATGGGGTACTCCTTAGATGAGGACTTTACTGAGAGCCTGCCTCTGGCAGTTAAGTACCGAGTGTACGCTCTCAAAAAGCTTCAGGCCAAATCCGCAGGCCTAGAAGCCAAGTACCTGAGGGAATTTCATTCCATCGAGAGGAAATTTGCCGGCATCTATTGGCCCTTATTGGAAAAGGGACGCCAGATCATCAATGCGCTCTACGAGCCCACGAAAGAGGAGTGTGAGATGAAGTCCAAGGCCGAGGACTATGATTATAATGAGGTGGAAGATTATTCTAATGCTCAGATGCAGGGTCCGGAGGAGAATCCGGAGTATGAGGACTTGGAGGAGTATTGCGAGGAAGATTTCGAGGATGTGGAGGAGGTGTTTGGGGAGTATGGAGGAATCGAGGGACATAATGTGGACGAAGAGAAAGAGGAGCCTACAGGGATCCCCGATTTCTGGCTCACGGTTTTAAAGAACGTCGAGGAGATCTTCCCATTGATTCAGAAATATGACGAGCCCATTCTGAAACTCTTGCGAGACGTGAAAGTCAAGTTTTCAAAACCCGACGAGCCGCTCGCCTTCACTCTGGAATTTCACTTTGAACCCAACGACTACTTCATAAATGAGGTGCTGACCAAAACTTACACGCTCAAGTCTAAGCTGCATTACTCTGACCCCCACCCCTTTAGGGGATCTGCGGTGGAGCATTGCATAGGCTGCAAGATAGactggaaggagggaaggaacgtCACTGTGCAAACGGTCCTGAAGAAGCAGAGGCACAGGTTTTGGGGACTGATGCGCACAGTGACCCAGGAATTTCCCCAAGAGTCCTTCTTCAACTTCTTCAGTGCTCTCCGGTGGGGTCTGGATGCTGATGAAGGTGAGGAAGACGTCTTCATTGCTCACACTTTGCGCACCTTTGTCATCCCTAGAGCTGTGCTGTACTTCACAGGAGAAGCACTTGAGACCGAGCAAGAGGGGGTGATCAGGGAATGTAATGAGCTGGCTTATGACAAAGTCATTCATGAGAACGGGTTGGCTGCTGTTGAGGGTGCTAAAGGCCAAAGCCTGGACCCCCAGGCAGAAGATATTGATCGCTGA